CGAGCGCCCGCGACAACGGAGGGGCTCTCCCGTGAAATACCTCATCAAGACCTGGGGCTGCCAGATGAACGTCCTGGACAGCGACAAGATGGCCGGTCTCCTGGCCGACCTGGGATACGAGCCCGCATCCGACGAGAAGGAGGCCGACGTCATCCTCCTCAACACGTGTTCCGTCCGGGAAGGCCCGCAGAACAAGGTCTTCACGGAACTCGGGCGGCTCAAGGGGCTCAAGCGGGACCGGGAGGTGATTCTGGGCCTGGTCGGATGCGTGGCCCAGCAGGAGAAGGAGGCCGTCTTCGCGCGCGCCCCTTACGTGGACCTCGTGATGGGGCCCAGGGGGGTCTTGCACCTTCCCGAACTCCTGCGGCAGGCCCGGGTTCAGAAGGCCATCGACACGGAGTTTCACCCGGACTCGGTGCTCTTCCCCGATCGGATGATCGCGCGGTCCAGCCCCACCAAGGCCTACGTGACGGTCATGGAAGGGTGCAACAAGAAGTGCGCCTTCTGCGTCGTCCCGGCCACCCGGGGTCCCGAGATCTATCGGCCAATGGCCTCGATTCTGGAGGAGGCCCGCAGGGCGGTGGATGCGGGTTTTCTGGAAGTGGAGCTCCTCGGCCAGAACGTGAACTGCTGGAAGGAGGGCCGCTCGCGCCGTTTCCCCGACCTCCTGGCCGCCGTGAGCGACCTTCCCGGCCTGAAGCGCCTGCGTTTCACCACGAGCCATCCCCGACACTTCCCCCTGGAGGCGGCCGATCTCATGGGCGAGCGGGAGAACCTTTGCCCCTACCTGCACCTGCCCGTCCAGGCCGGATCGGACCGGATCCTGAAGGCCATGCGCCGCCAGT
This genomic interval from Acidobacteriota bacterium contains the following:
- the miaB gene encoding tRNA (N6-isopentenyl adenosine(37)-C2)-methylthiotransferase MiaB, which produces MKYLIKTWGCQMNVLDSDKMAGLLADLGYEPASDEKEADVILLNTCSVREGPQNKVFTELGRLKGLKRDREVILGLVGCVAQQEKEAVFARAPYVDLVMGPRGVLHLPELLRQARVQKAIDTEFHPDSVLFPDRMIARSSPTKAYVTVMEGCNKKCAFCVVPATRGPEIYRPMASILEEARRAVDAGFLEVELLGQNVNCWKEGRSRRFPDLLAAVSDLPGLKRLRFTTSHPRHFPLEAADLMGERENLCPYLHLPVQAGSDRILKAMRRQYDQAWYLNLVDEIRRKVPDLALSSDVIVGFPGETEEDFQETLKVVREAAYDTLYSFRFSPRPGTPAARLQPVPAAAAR